The Syngnathus acus chromosome 2, fSynAcu1.2, whole genome shotgun sequence genomic interval aaaactaaaaaaagtaCATGAAATGTACTCAAGTACAAACGTTTCATCATttctaccttttttttcttttttttttttaaatacaagcaCCTGGAATTCGACTTAAGTACAGTTTCCACCTCTGTCTAAAATACCGAGAACAATtgcaaaatataataaatattctcAGTAAAGATGAAGGACATTGGTACCTGTGTAATTCTCATTATTTTAGTCACCTCTCCTGAATCATGGCTCAAATGTTCATCTATGGCACTCTGAAGAGGGGGCAACCAAACCACTTCCGCATGCTGGACAAGAGCGTTGGAGCTGCGCAGTTGCTTGCCTCTGTCGTCACAACTGAGAGATTCCCCCTAGTGATCGCTGGTGAATACAACATTCCTTTCCTCCTCAACCTCCCAGGTCAAGGTCACAGGGTTCATGGCGAGCTCTATAGAGTGGACGAGGCCTTGCTACAGTTCCTGGATGATTTTGAAGATATTCCCACAATGTATCAGCGAACGCTGGTGACGCTGAAGGTGAAGGAGTGGCTGGGGCAGCCCGACGATGAGGAGAGGGTCACTGAGGCCTTTGTGTACAGTACGACGACGTATCAGCCGGATTGGCCCTCGCTGCCTCACCATGAGAACTATGATTCCCAGGGCGATCACGGGTTTCGGTATAAACGCCACTAAAGCTGTTCGTCCCATCGTGCTGAATGTTTATGTACTGGCATCTTCTGCTGTGTTTCCTAACCTTTATTGATTGTATGAAGGAGCTTATTGTACACTACATACATTATGGATATGGAATGATATACGTGGACACATTAATATAGTTGCAGGCATAAATAGCCTTGTGAGGGCAACCATaactgcaataaaaaaagtttgactCTCCAGTATTAGTGCAACTGAATGTCACCTTTATGCTCCTGTTTTGGCCGAACAAAATTGTACAATTGTATCCTGCTCAAGACgattattttctgtactgtGTTGttctaaatacaaaacataatTCCTCCTGAGTACAAACAGATTGTTGTCTTTATTTAGAATAGAAAAATGTCAGGGTTGGAGAAGAAAACTCCTTCTGAAGATTGTCTGTATAAGTGAGGCACAAAAATGTGGCAAAGtaatgaattgaaaaaatCATGCAAAGCAGATCGTTTCACAGTGTATCAAAGAACTGTACAAAAAgctgctgcaaaacaaaaacaataaaagatgTGTTCTCTTTGAAAGTGGCACTGCAGTAATGTATTTAAATtgtcattgaaaataaatcaatttacagcaggggtcaccaaacaTTCTTAACCCTAGGGCTACTTactgacacacacttctgaaatagcaaATTTGCTTAATTTAGCTTTAACtatcaaagtctgctttattgtcaatttcctcacatgtcaagacacacaaagtgttattgtcatttccagttcacatgcaAGTGTGATTTAAACAAGAATagctcaaataaaataaatagatgcagctcactgataagtgccgctatttgagctaattttagaacagccctgcgggcgactcacacggtcctcacgggcaaccgtgttggtgacccctgatttaCAGGTATATAAATTATCATCTCTAACCTGTGCATGAAATGATTTTAgaccaacacaatgcaaacACTTGTGTTAAATGTTAGGTCGGGTTTGTGATAAGAATGTGCATGGCTTgccaggaggagaaaaaatggGCAAATGGCATCATGAATACAAACAAGCTGTGCGGAAAGCGAGTGGTGGCAGTGAAGAACCTCCCAAGTGTGTGTTGAaggtgaaagtgaaaagatgATTTATTTGCGGATATTAATTAGTGCAAAGTGGCATGATTTGGTGTGTCTTTTTGGCTTGAAAGCAGCTGACAATCCAGATCGTCACCCGTGGGGTATCAATAAAGATCTTTCCTGTTGCTTGGCAGGGAGCGGCTTGTGGAGCATGTGGCACTGCGGATCACCTCCATCCACCTGGTGAAATACATATCCAAAATTCACCGCCCGCCATTGATGCTTACAATGTACAATATATGGATATGTTTTTGAATTTATTAGTAGGAGACAGTTTACCGTTCAAATGTGTACTCGCTCTCCGATCTGAAATAGTAGACGTGGGACTTGAAGTGAAGTTTGAAGACATAGTCCTTGTGGATGTTCTCCGACTCGGATGGAACGGTGACAGAGTAGCCTAGCAAAGGAAGGCTGGCCAGAGGGTAGTCATCCTGTCGGGAGACTGCAGTTGTTACCTTTATTCAGTGGAATATATGTTGCAAATCTTAAAGTGTCAACCAAGTCCCAAGTTACTGTGGCAAAAGTCAAGTGGGCCCCCCCGACTAAATTGTCAAGTCAATTGAGTCTTTAATTGGGTTAAGAAAGTTCAATAAGTCAAATTGTACGACCTTGCACTTTGTATCATTAATTACGTTAGTTTGCTGTACAAACCcagtatgtattttttatggaCTCAAAAGAGTCTCTGTATTGTCTTTTGCTCACTTAAATGACTAACTGATATAAAGTTAATGTTTGACCGGCAGTGAGCTGAACTGTGGGGATAGCGTAGCTTAGCTTGTGTTTTATAGTTACGGATCAAGTTAGTTGTGTTGCCATTCTCTCTCCCCCAATTCAATCAAGAGCAATGATTAATAACTGACTCGTAATCTTCCATGGTACTTGCTTTATGAAATGGCCTCGGTACTCCAATCAGAGCCACGTGGTGGCTTGCCAAGTTTGCAAATGATGACCTTCGTACTTTCAAGTCATGTATTTCAAGTCTCAGTAAAATCTCAAAGCATAATGTTCAGTTCTTCATAAGGTCGTGCTAAGAAAGCCCCAAGTCCTAAAACTGGCACAATGAATACAATTAATCATGACTTGTCTTTTTCTATTCTCAAACCTGGTGTGACTTGTAGAAAAAGAGGCTGAAGTTGGTGAAGACCACCCAGAGTTTCTGCCAACCATTACTGTTCTTGAACTTTCTCAGGAGGTTCCCCGAGAGCTGGTTCTGGAAGAAGGGCAGCAGGAATGTGAATATTAACAAGAACCAGGAAGGGGGCAAAGGAGGGGGTGTCCCGAACCTTACATGCACTTGCTGCACTCTTGCATGATAAATGTACACGTACGTGTAGCAATAGCATAGTAGGAAACCAGCAGGAAAAGATTGTGTACCTCCACAGCAATACTGAAGTCCACCATGGACACGCTGGTGTTGCGATGCCAGCACACATGCACGGTGGTGTTACCGCGCTGAGCTTGGCGCTCTAGAGATGAACGTGAACCACAGAGCTCCTCCTCGGACTCGTGCTCGGCCCCACCTTCCTCCGGCAGCTCTGAGGAACAACAGATACGACTGCGATGAAAACAAATTAGTACAcaatggtgccttgagattttttccaaatcaGAGTAATTTTTGTTATGGTAGCTTTGAaacttttctttgtgttgAGTTGTACTGCttcccctggtggccaagt includes:
- the LOC119133574 gene encoding gamma-glutamylaminecyclotransferase-like isoform X1; the protein is MVPADPSFQIMAQMFIYGTLKRGQPNHFRMLDKSVGAAQLLASVVTTERFPLVIAGEYNIPFLLNLPGQGHRVHGELYRVDEALLQFLDDFEDIPTMYQRTLVTLKVKEWLGQPDDEERVTEAFVYSTTTYQPDWPSLPHHENYDSQGDHGFRYKRH
- the LOC119133574 gene encoding gamma-glutamylaminecyclotransferase-like isoform X2, with the translated sequence MAQMFIYGTLKRGQPNHFRMLDKSVGAAQLLASVVTTERFPLVIAGEYNIPFLLNLPGQGHRVHGELYRVDEALLQFLDDFEDIPTMYQRTLVTLKVKEWLGQPDDEERVTEAFVYSTTTYQPDWPSLPHHENYDSQGDHGFRYKRH